A region from the Aegilops tauschii subsp. strangulata cultivar AL8/78 chromosome 5, Aet v6.0, whole genome shotgun sequence genome encodes:
- the LOC141023060 gene encoding uncharacterized protein, whose translation MMQQFELNRQFMTGVMAQLPSQNAHQQPAPITLPEFVRLNPSIFRNSTNPMDADDWLRDILFEMESANVAPASYVTFATIHLKGSAAQWWESHRGMLPAETVTTWQEFQLAFRAWHIPQGLMDQKKKEFRKLSQGTMTVDEYQRKFLELSRYAADDVCTDARKQEKFREGLRPDIKLALVAHDCAYFATLVSQAFRTETSLTK comes from the coding sequence ATGATGCAGCAGTTTGAGCTGAATCGTCAGTTTATGACTGGAGTAATGGCTCAGCTTCCAAGCCAGAATGCTCATCAACAGCCTGCCCCAATAACACTGCCAGAATTTGTGCGCCTCAACCCGTCCATTTTCCGCAACTCCACTAATCCtatggatgctgatgactggctccgtgacatcctGTTTGAGATGGAGTCAGCTAATGTTGCCCCTGCCAGTTACGTCACCTTTGCGACAATTCACCTGAAGGGTTCGGCTGCTCAATGGTGGGAAAGCCACAGGGGTATGCTGCCTGCAGAGACTGTAACCACTTGGCAGGAATTTCAGTTAGCCTTCCGTGCATGGCACATTCCTCAAGGTCTGATGGACCAGAAGAAGAAGGAGTTCCGCAAACTCTCACAAGGCACAATGACTGTGGATGAATATCAGAGGAAATTCCTTGAATTATCTCGCTATGCTGCGGATGACGTCTGCACTGACGCTCGCAAGCAGGAGAAATTCCGTGAAGGATTGCGTCCCGATATAAAGCTCGCACTTGTTGCTCATGATTGCGCATACTTTGCGACGCTTGTCAGCCAAGCTTTTCGAACTGAAACTAGTTTGACTAAGTAA
- the LOC141023059 gene encoding uncharacterized protein: MADDPPPPPYIAAMMQQFELNQFVRLNPSIFRNSTNPMDADDWLRDILFEMESANVAPASYVTFATIHLKGSAAQWWESHRGMLPAETVTTWQDFQLAFRAWHIPQGLMDQKKKEFRKLSQGTMTVDEYQRKFLELSRYAADDVCTDARKQEKFHEGLRPDIKLALVAHDCAYFATLVSQAFRTETGLTK; this comes from the exons ATGGCTGACGATCCTCCACCTCCACCTTATATTGCCGCAATGATGCAGCAGTTTGAGCTGAATC AATTTGTGCGCCTCAACCCGTCCATTTTCCGCAACTCCACTAATCCtatggatgctgatgactggctccgtgacatcctGTTTGAGATGGAGTCAGCTAATGTTGCCCCTGCCAGTTACGTCACCTTTGCGACAATTCACCTGAAGGGTTCGGCTGCTCAATGGTGGGAAAGCCACAGGGGTATGCTGCCTGCAGAGACTGTAACCACTTGGCAGGACTTTCAGTTAGCCTTCCGTGCATGGCACATTCCTCAAGGTCTGATGGACCAGAAGAAGAAGGAGTTCCGCAAACTCTCACAAGGCACAATGACTGTGGATGAATATCAGAGGAAATTCCTTGAATTATCTCGCTATGCTGCGGATGACGTCTGCACTGACGCTCGCAAGCAGGAGAAATTCCATGAAGGATTGCGTCCCGATATAAAGCTCGCACTTGTTGCTCATGATTGCGCATACTTTGCGACGCTTGTCAGCCAAGCTTTTCGAACTGAAACTGGTTTGACTAAGTAA